CGTCAGAGGAATAAACGATAATCACCCATCAGATTTAATTTGGCTGGAAATGTTTGAAGATGTTCTGCCAACAGGCTCAGGCGCTGGCCGAAATCGAAAGACAGTTTTGTAATCGCCTCGTGTTGCTTGTACACCGTAGCCAACATATTTTAACGAATTACCCATGGCTAACAGATCGTCTCGATAAACTCTGTCTTGAACTCGATCACCTGCATCAACCCAGACAACAATCATGTCCCAAACAATGCTACGTTTTTCTTCAATGTAAGTAGGCGCGAAATATATTTATCTTCGTTCTCTTGAATGAAATCATCAAATACAGGTTTCTGAAATTTAGGTTTGGCAATCCGTTGCCTTTGGGGGTTTTATTCCTGAATCGTTTCTTGTGTAACCGTCACGTTCTCAGCTGTAGGCGCAGACGCATTCGCAATGGCAACATCACGAGAGCAAAACGCTAGTAGCCCATAAACGGTGAAACCCACGGCAGTAACAAAAAGTGGTAATACAAGTCTAAAGGTACTGGTGTTAAAATTGTTCATTACTTAATCGATAATTATTAAGACGATGCCAAAAAGATTTGAAATTAAAATTATCAAACTGAGGGGGACACTCCTAAAATGGGTGAAGAGTGCACTGTTATAGTATGTTCACTGAGTATGGATTTTATATTTAAGCTTAGTTTCAGATTTTATTTTCCGACATGTAGGTGAAATATTTAATTATTCCAGTCAGCTCTAGCTTTCCTCCAGCTGAGCAAGCGCTGTATACACCATGCAAATGTGCGCGGCATTAGCCTTGATTGTAAATATGTCAATTTAGCCATAAAGCCTGGAATGATCAAAAACTGATTTTTAGTAATACCTTTTACGGCAGCCGATGTGACTGCATTTACACTTAATGTGCCGCCGATATTTTTCAGAAAACGGGTCTCGGCTAAGATGTGTTCTGACTCCTCACTCACCATGGGAGTGTCAACTTCCGGTGGACATAACACTGAGACGTTTATGCCTGCTTCAAATACTTCCTGTCTTAGCGCCCCTGCCATGCCAATGATTGCGAACTTTGACGCGCTGTAACCACTGTAACCATAAATTGGAACTATGCCAGCCAGTGAGCTTACGAAACATAGCTTTCCCCTACCCCGTTTTAGCATGTCGGGTAGGAAGGCTTTTGCCACAGCCCGACTTCCCATTAAGTTGGTTTGCAGCATGTGTTGAAATTCCTGGTCACTTTGGTCAATAAATTTCACGCTTTGGACCAAGCCTGCACTCATAATAATCAGATCCGGTAGCGCAATCCGTTGACGTATTTCCTCTATACAGCTTGCAAGTCCTTGTTGACAAGATAAATCAGCACTGACGGCAATCACCTGCTGCTTTGCAGATGCTGCCAACAATTGACATTCAACACGAGCTGCAGCCAGTTTGGTATGATTCCTTGCAACTAGCACCACATCACAGCCTTTAGATACATATGCTTTTGCTAAATCCAGCCCAATACCACTAGAGCCACCGGTTATTACTACACTTTTCAATACCATGTCTTTTATCGCCATTTTGATTATGCCTTCACGGCTAGAAAGGTGCCAAAACCAGTTTGTTTACCCAATTGGTCTAACACTTGACCTTTGTTTACCGCTAGTTTTCCGTTGATGATCACGTATTCGACAATACCGGGATTGCGATTGACTAAACGTTGTAAATCGAAATTTTGCATCTGCGCCCAACTGACTTGTTCTAAATCCTGTTCTAAACCAGCTGGATCAATTATCACAACATCAGCACGGTCTCCATGGCGGATCTTGCCCGCCTCTATACCAAACCATTCCGCTTGGTCACCCGTTAGGCGCCATATTGCCTGTTCAATACTCATGAAAGGGAAACTATCGTCTTGCGATTCTTTGACCAGCTTGAGTAGACGTAGGGGTAAGTTGTAGAACGCCATATTGCGTATATGCGCACCAGCATCGCTAAAGGTAATTAGCGATCGCGGGTTTTTAAGCATGTTTTTTAGCACTGATTTTCGATGGTTTCCAATAGTGGTAAACCAACGAATTTTGTTG
Above is a window of Aliiglaciecola sp. LCG003 DNA encoding:
- a CDS encoding SDR family NAD(P)-dependent oxidoreductase, with the protein product MAIKDMVLKSVVITGGSSGIGLDLAKAYVSKGCDVVLVARNHTKLAAARVECQLLAASAKQQVIAVSADLSCQQGLASCIEEIRQRIALPDLIIMSAGLVQSVKFIDQSDQEFQHMLQTNLMGSRAVAKAFLPDMLKRGRGKLCFVSSLAGIVPIYGYSGYSASKFAIIGMAGALRQEVFEAGINVSVLCPPEVDTPMVSEESEHILAETRFLKNIGGTLSVNAVTSAAVKGITKNQFLIIPGFMAKLTYLQSRLMPRTFAWCIQRLLSWRKARADWNN